One segment of Brassica napus cultivar Da-Ae chromosome C3, Da-Ae, whole genome shotgun sequence DNA contains the following:
- the LOC106388975 gene encoding threonine dehydratase biosynthetic, chloroplastic isoform X2 — MDSVKLPTAPSSLRTQMSPHHFHHLPLPHRSFRLKPVIGITRSRSHHVSPVAVLFREETSLAPLDLPLPRLKVSPNSLQYPPGYLGAVPERASDHDNGSIVEAMEYLTNILSTKVYDIAVESPLHLAKKLSERLGVRIFLKREDLQPVKSFKLRGAYNMMVKLTSEQLAKGVICSSAGNHAQGVAMSAAKLGCTAVIVMPRTTPEIKWQSVEDLGATVVLVGDSYDEAQAFAKQRAEEEGLTFIPPFDHPDVIAGQGTVGMEITRQAKGPLHAIFVPIGGGGLIAGIASYVKRVCPEVKIIGVEPADANTMALSLHHRERVILDQVGGFADGVAVKEVGKETFRICQNLVDGVVLVTRDAICASIKDMFEEQRNILEPAGALALAGGEAYCKYYGLKDVNVVAITSGANMNFDKLRIVTELANVGRQQEAVLATLLPEKPGSFKQFCELIGPMNITEFKYRCGSEKESVVLYSVGMHTAGELKALEKRMESSQLRTRNLTTSDLVKDHLRYLMGGRSSVEEEVLCRFTFPERPGALMNFLDSFSPRWNISLFHYRAEGGAGANVLVGIQVSDQEIEEFRNRAQVLGYEYVLVSEDAIFNLLMH; from the exons ATGGATTCCGTCAAGCTTCCAACGGCTCCGTCATCTCTCCGCACCCAAATGTCACCCCATCACTTCCACCACCTTCCTCTACCTCATCGTAGCTTCCGGTTAAAACCGGTTATCGGAATCACTCGATCTCGTAGCCACCACGTGTCACCTGTGGCTGTTCTTTTCCGCGAAGAAACGTCTCTGGCTCCGCTGGATCTTCCTCTGCCACGTCTCAAGGTCTCTCCGAACTCTCTACAGTACCCGCCCGGTTACCTCGGCGCGGTTCCGGAGCGTGCGAGCGACCACGATAACGGAAGCATCGTGGAGGCTATGGAGTATCTGACGAATATACTCTCCACGAAGGTTTACGACATCGCCGTTGAGTCGCCGCTTCATTTGGCCAAGAAGCTGTCGGAGAGGCTAGGTGTTCGTATCTTTCTCAAAAGAGAAGACTTGCAACCT GTTAAGTCGTTTAAGCTTCGTGGAGCTTACAACATGATGGTGAAGCTGACATCAGAGCAATTAGCAAAAGGGGTTATCTGCTCCTCAGCTGGAAACCATGCTCAAGGAGTGGCTATGTCCGCTGCTAAGCTCGGCTGCACCGCCGTGATTGTTATGCCTCGTACAACCCCTGAAATAAAG tggcaATCTGTGGAGGACTTGGGTGCAACAGTTGTTCTTGTTGGGGATTCGTATGATGAAGCACAAGCATTTGCGAAGCAACGAGCTGAGGAAGAAGGTTTGACTTTTATACCTCCTTTTGATCACCCTGATGTTATTGCCGGACAAGGGACGGTTGGAATGGAGATCACACGACAAGCTAAAGGTCCATTACATGCTATCTTTGTCCCcattggtggtggtggtttgATAGCTGGTATTGCTTCTTATGTAAAGAGAGTTTGTCCTGAG GTGAAGATCATTGGTGTAGAGCCAGCGGATGCAAATACAATGGCGTTGTCGTTGCATCACCGCGAGAGAGTGATACTAGACCAGGTTGGTGGCTTTGCAGATGGTGTAGCAGTTAAAGAAGTAGGCAAAGAGACTTTTCGTATATGCCAAAATCTTGTGGATGGTGTTGTTCTTGTCACTCGTGATGCTATTTGTGCATCAATAAAG GATATGTTTGAGGAGCAAAGGAACATATTAGAACCAGCAGGTGCTCTTGCGCTCGCTGGAGGTGAAGCATACTGTAAATATTATGGCCTAAAGGACGTGAATGTCGTAGCCATAACCAGTGGTGCAAACATGAACTTTGATAAGCTACGGATTGTGACGGAACTAGCCAATGTCGGTAGGCAACAGGAGGCTGTTCTTGCTACTCTCTTGCCGGAAAAGCCTGGAAGTTTTAAGCAGTTCTGTGAATTG ATTGGACCAATGAATATAACCGAGTTCAAGTATAGATGTGGCTCGGAAAAGGAATCTGTTGTACTATACAG TGTTGGAATGCACACAGCCGGAGAGCTTAAAGCACTAGAGAAGAGAATGGAATCTTCTCAACTCAGAACTAGGAACCTCACCACCAGTGACTTAGTTAAAGATCACCTGCGTTACTTG ATGGGTGGAAGATCAAGTGTTGAAGAAGAGGTTCTGTGCCGATTCACCTTCCCTGAGAGACCCGGTGCTCTGATGAACTTCTTGGACTCTTTCAGTCCACGTTGGAACATTAGCCTTTTCCATTACCGTGCAGAG GGTGGAGCAGGGGCGAACGTGCTGGTGGGGATCCAAGTCTCGGACCAAGAAATTGAGGAATTTCGAAACCGAGCTCAAGTTCTTGGATACGAGTACGTCTTGGTAAGTGAAGACGCCATCTTCAACCTTCTAATGCACTGA
- the LOC106388975 gene encoding threonine dehydratase biosynthetic, chloroplastic isoform X1 → MDSVKLPTAPSSLRTQMSPHHFHHLPLPHRSFRLKPVIGITRSRSHHVSPVAVLFREETSLAPLDLPLPRLKVSPNSLQYPPGYLGAVPERASDHDNGSIVEAMEYLTNILSTKVYDIAVESPLHLAKKLSERLGVRIFLKREDLQPCVCVSVMVQVKSFKLRGAYNMMVKLTSEQLAKGVICSSAGNHAQGVAMSAAKLGCTAVIVMPRTTPEIKWQSVEDLGATVVLVGDSYDEAQAFAKQRAEEEGLTFIPPFDHPDVIAGQGTVGMEITRQAKGPLHAIFVPIGGGGLIAGIASYVKRVCPEVKIIGVEPADANTMALSLHHRERVILDQVGGFADGVAVKEVGKETFRICQNLVDGVVLVTRDAICASIKDMFEEQRNILEPAGALALAGGEAYCKYYGLKDVNVVAITSGANMNFDKLRIVTELANVGRQQEAVLATLLPEKPGSFKQFCELIGPMNITEFKYRCGSEKESVVLYSVGMHTAGELKALEKRMESSQLRTRNLTTSDLVKDHLRYLMGGRSSVEEEVLCRFTFPERPGALMNFLDSFSPRWNISLFHYRAEGGAGANVLVGIQVSDQEIEEFRNRAQVLGYEYVLVSEDAIFNLLMH, encoded by the exons ATGGATTCCGTCAAGCTTCCAACGGCTCCGTCATCTCTCCGCACCCAAATGTCACCCCATCACTTCCACCACCTTCCTCTACCTCATCGTAGCTTCCGGTTAAAACCGGTTATCGGAATCACTCGATCTCGTAGCCACCACGTGTCACCTGTGGCTGTTCTTTTCCGCGAAGAAACGTCTCTGGCTCCGCTGGATCTTCCTCTGCCACGTCTCAAGGTCTCTCCGAACTCTCTACAGTACCCGCCCGGTTACCTCGGCGCGGTTCCGGAGCGTGCGAGCGACCACGATAACGGAAGCATCGTGGAGGCTATGGAGTATCTGACGAATATACTCTCCACGAAGGTTTACGACATCGCCGTTGAGTCGCCGCTTCATTTGGCCAAGAAGCTGTCGGAGAGGCTAGGTGTTCGTATCTTTCTCAAAAGAGAAGACTTGCAACCT tgtgtgtgtgtgagtgTGATGGTTCAGGTTAAGTCGTTTAAGCTTCGTGGAGCTTACAACATGATGGTGAAGCTGACATCAGAGCAATTAGCAAAAGGGGTTATCTGCTCCTCAGCTGGAAACCATGCTCAAGGAGTGGCTATGTCCGCTGCTAAGCTCGGCTGCACCGCCGTGATTGTTATGCCTCGTACAACCCCTGAAATAAAG tggcaATCTGTGGAGGACTTGGGTGCAACAGTTGTTCTTGTTGGGGATTCGTATGATGAAGCACAAGCATTTGCGAAGCAACGAGCTGAGGAAGAAGGTTTGACTTTTATACCTCCTTTTGATCACCCTGATGTTATTGCCGGACAAGGGACGGTTGGAATGGAGATCACACGACAAGCTAAAGGTCCATTACATGCTATCTTTGTCCCcattggtggtggtggtttgATAGCTGGTATTGCTTCTTATGTAAAGAGAGTTTGTCCTGAG GTGAAGATCATTGGTGTAGAGCCAGCGGATGCAAATACAATGGCGTTGTCGTTGCATCACCGCGAGAGAGTGATACTAGACCAGGTTGGTGGCTTTGCAGATGGTGTAGCAGTTAAAGAAGTAGGCAAAGAGACTTTTCGTATATGCCAAAATCTTGTGGATGGTGTTGTTCTTGTCACTCGTGATGCTATTTGTGCATCAATAAAG GATATGTTTGAGGAGCAAAGGAACATATTAGAACCAGCAGGTGCTCTTGCGCTCGCTGGAGGTGAAGCATACTGTAAATATTATGGCCTAAAGGACGTGAATGTCGTAGCCATAACCAGTGGTGCAAACATGAACTTTGATAAGCTACGGATTGTGACGGAACTAGCCAATGTCGGTAGGCAACAGGAGGCTGTTCTTGCTACTCTCTTGCCGGAAAAGCCTGGAAGTTTTAAGCAGTTCTGTGAATTG ATTGGACCAATGAATATAACCGAGTTCAAGTATAGATGTGGCTCGGAAAAGGAATCTGTTGTACTATACAG TGTTGGAATGCACACAGCCGGAGAGCTTAAAGCACTAGAGAAGAGAATGGAATCTTCTCAACTCAGAACTAGGAACCTCACCACCAGTGACTTAGTTAAAGATCACCTGCGTTACTTG ATGGGTGGAAGATCAAGTGTTGAAGAAGAGGTTCTGTGCCGATTCACCTTCCCTGAGAGACCCGGTGCTCTGATGAACTTCTTGGACTCTTTCAGTCCACGTTGGAACATTAGCCTTTTCCATTACCGTGCAGAG GGTGGAGCAGGGGCGAACGTGCTGGTGGGGATCCAAGTCTCGGACCAAGAAATTGAGGAATTTCGAAACCGAGCTCAAGTTCTTGGATACGAGTACGTCTTGGTAAGTGAAGACGCCATCTTCAACCTTCTAATGCACTGA
- the LOC106388974 gene encoding trihelix transcription factor GT-3a translates to MEPNAFSAFDPRMLTLETPQNPPNPVQFQHPHPYSTAGDQHPHHQQPLKSLYPRSSKAMQLSPLSVGDEEDRGSGSGSGCHPEDSVGTDGKRRVSQWHRMKWTDTMVRLLIMAVYYIGDEGGVGDQTEAKKKISGGGGGGGGGVLQKKGKWKSVSRAMVEKGFSVSPQQCEDKFNDLNKRYKRVNDILGKGTACRVVENQALLETMDHHLTPKLKDEVKKLLNSKHLFFKEMCAYHNSCGHLDQPQQPSQDPSRHRPEQQSCIHAAEVAEESETAEDSESEMEEEETSKKRRRGEGVSGALKRMREETARALDEPGKSAWEKKEWMRRKALELEERKVGYEWEAVEMEKERVKWMRYRSKKEREMEKAKLENQRRMLETERMVLILRRREIELVELQSLGKRVDPSSATG, encoded by the coding sequence ATGGAACCTAACGCCTTCTCTGCGTTTGATCCGAGAATGTTAACCTTAGAAACGCCGCAGAACCCACCGAACCCGGTGCAGTTCCAGCATCCGCATCCTTACTCCACCGCCGGCGATCAGCATCCACATCACCAACAACCGCTGAAGTCCTTGTACCCTCGCTCCTCCAAAGCCATGCAACTCTCCCCGTTAAGCGTCGGAGACGAAGAAGACCGCGGGTCTGGTTCCGGGTCCGGGTGCCACCCGGAAGACAGCGTGGGAACCGACGGGAAGAGAAGAGTTTCTCAGTGGCATCGGATGAAATGGACGGACACGATGGTCCGGCTCCTGATCATGGCGGTGTACTACATCGGCGACGAAGGTGGAGTAGGCGATCAAACCgaggccaaaaaaaaaatcagtggtggcggcggcggcggcggtggAGGGGTGTTGCAGAAGAAAGGGAAGTGGAAGTCGGTGTCGAGAGCCATGGTGGAGAAAGGCTTCTCTGTTTCGCCGCAACAGTGCGAAGACAAGTTCAACGACTTGAACAAACGGTACAAGAGAGTCAACGACATTCTCGGGAAAGGGACAGCGTGTCGTGTCGTGGAGAATCAAGCCTTGCTCGAGACGATGGATCATCATCTCACTCCTAAACTGAAAGACGAGGTCAAGAAGCTGCTCAACTCTAAGCATCTCTTCTTCAAGGAGATGTGCGCTTACCACAACAGCTGCGGCCATCTCGACCAACCGCAACAACCGAGTCAGGATCCGAGTCGGCACCGTCCGGAGCAGCAGAGCTGTATTCACGCGGCGGAGGTAGCGGAAGAGTCGGAGACGGCGGAGGATTCGGAGTCGgagatggaggaggaggagacgagCAAGAAGCGGAGGAGAGGGGAAGGAGTATCCGGGGCCCTGAAGCGGATGAGAGAAGAAACGGCGCGTGCGTTGGATGAACCGGGGAAGAGCGCGTGGGAGAAGAAGGAGTGGATGAGGAGGAAGGCGCTGGAGCTGGAGGAGAGGAAGGTTGGGTACGAGTGGGAGGCGGTGGAGATGGAGAAGGAGAGAGTGAAGTGGATGAGATATAGGAGCAAGAAAGAGAGGGAAATGGAGAAGGCTAAGCTCGAGAACCAGCGACGGATGCTTGAGACTGAGAGGATGGTTTTGATTCTCCGGCGGAGGGAGATTGAGTTGGTGGAGTTACAGTCGTTGGGTAAACGGGTCGACCCGAGTTCCGCAACGGGGTGA